The Cyprinus carpio isolate SPL01 chromosome B19, ASM1834038v1, whole genome shotgun sequence DNA window TAGCTCTTCATTTCAGGTCACtgtgttttaaaattgattttaaaagcacacatttaCATGCAATTTCTCCATGCAAACATTTGCATGCTTGAGTCCAGTCTCATGAAAATGCGTATTAATAGCacttctttctatttttttttttcttctttttttttctttacatgccATTTATGCAGAAACTGACTTCGGCGTGCACAGGATACGCACGTGTTATAATTGCGTATAATACGTTCATTATAATACGCATTTGTTTGCGTGCATATATGGATTCTTGAATGGTGATTTGTTGGATAAAAAGATTTGCTAagaaaaaatcatgttcaaaGTATTTGTATTTTGGCATTGATCTATTTGAAACacaataatcaatatataatgttttaaataattgttttactaACCTTATTGCTTCAGATTGTGTGGGATGACTGAATTCCCGACTCAGTGGAATACAGTTTTCCTCGTTTGCACGCGCTCGACGTTCATCTTACCATTAGTTTAACTACAAAAAGATGCCTCACGAGTCCAGATAATTCCTTCAATCCTCTGAAAAGCGAAGCATCAACCTTCTTTCTAACTCGTACCGCGTAAGAAACCTCCAGTTAATTCATATTTCTGTGATTCCTTGGGCTATATCGGTCTCGTGAACCGGAGCGGCAGTGTAGTAAATATTACCGGCTTTAGAGGCGCAGGACTGTAATCCCATAATTACATTAAACTCCAGCGGGAGAatcacaggcacacacacaacataatgcCTAAGAAAAGACTTTTAAGTAAGACCGCCGTCTGCTGTCCTCCATCTCCCCCCTCGAGTCCCTCCTCCCGGACACCGGAGCCGTTAACGGGAGAGAGACGCGAGGTGACGGATGCACGGGAATTAAACGTCAGCTCTTAGATAACGTAACCGCTCAGTTGCAGTCCAAACACGCATGCATTAATTGTAGTctttattagatattatataaatattatatataatagtgaGCGGTTAATGCAAAATACActttgtatttttactgtatgcaTAACATTTTACCCAATTAAGCTCATAATAGACATTTTGTTGTCTGATTCctgaaatatacttttaatttcGAATTATAATAAAAGACATACGtaatttcttgcatttttttttttattcagcattatttAGCAAATATGATAACCTTATAAAACACACATCATGGTACGGAAAAAAGCCAATAAAAGTCAATAAACAAAGTTTAATAATGGTTTTTAGCTCTAACAACAGTGCAGTTTTTCATGTACTTCTACAAAAGTAATTTCAAGTTTATTGaccatataaaaatacattctgtACCAAACTCTGAGGTCATTATGTAAACACACTTCAAGcattaaacatttgcataaaataaaaggcatgttTTGTAGTAGTATGAcacttaaacatgaaaaacacagGAGCTCAGTACATAACGCAGTATTTATCCCATCACCTGCTCACTTCTTGGTTGTGCGATGCTAaagtatttgcaaaaaataaaagtattatataaaaacatgcaGTAAGAGGCAAAACTGTGGTAGTACAAAAGTCTTTATAAAAAGCAGAAACAAATGACCAAAATAACTTCATCCAATCTGTCATCTTTTTCCCCCAACTAACTTAGCTTTCTATGTAACTATTCATTTGTAAATGCTAATTTGTTGAAAGTTAAAGTAAACACTGCAGATAGAAAAAATGAACAAAGGATGAAGACTTCAAATACTGGCGGATTTTGGAGTGGCATACTGTCATATTgctcaaaaatacacaaacttattaaaaatgcatggTAATGATAAGAAATGCAATGTGCTGCATTTGTTACATTTGAAATTTTGCAATTGATGCATGCAAATAACGTTTcaagtacttaaaaaaatatattttggacagTTTATAGTGTATATTATGCAGTATTCTAGTATTTCATTCCAAACATAGCTTTAATTGTAATGCTGCCTTCAAATCACATCAATATGACCATATTTACGCCACCCAAAGTCAAAAATAGGCAGGACAATTAAAGCATCAAGGTGCAAgcatttttgttgttaacagCTTTAACTGTTAACAGCACAATTTAGTTTGCGTGCATTTGTGTACTGTTGAAGGACTACAATATAGTTGGTTTTGAGGCAAGAGGCTTGTGtaacaaaactacatttcccatcattcccTGTAGCAGCACAAGAATGATAAAATGCACAGATAAAGCCTCAGTTACTCACTACATTTGCTGTTCATTCGGTTGCACTAGTGGTAAATCTTCCTGACTTTTTGAgtgaaaagaaatatgaaaattattttctagGTAATAATCTGAAGGCAGCATTACACTATTTTTTGACCACGACTGTCTTCAGTCTGTCTTATGCGTGTTGTTGCTCTGATCGCTGCCCTCTAGTGGTGCAGAGAAGAGCTGCAGTTTGCTGCGGAGCTGCCGGCGCAGGTAAGCGCAGTCCTGGGCGTCCAGCGAGTGAGCGAGGATCAGGTAAGCGGACAGGTACACGGCCAGCAGGAGTCGGTCCAGCGGGAATGTGGGGAGGAGCCAGAGCACCGTGAGCAGCTCCACACAGACGGGATGCCTGAGGTGAGCGTAGAGCCGCTGCGCTCGTTCTGACTTCAGCAGGAGAGGGTCACCCAGACCCAGACACTCATAATACACCTGACAGACACAGAGGACAGGTGATTTCAAGATGTGCAAACTGGTGAAAAAAGCAATATGAAATATaacgtgcaaaatatgcaatttggtgcatgctgatatttatatgttgaaattctgatgcttagatactgacataaaatgatctaaatattaGTCGTTGTcgctctatatctccaataatctGTCTCAGTAAgattgaaatgatccaaacatataatgcagtgactgagagatgaagaaataaaggctcctcagaagatgtgagatgttctggaggcttgtgaagatcattcctccgctgaggaacagtgaaagtaaagcttctggaaacaaacgctcctcaaaagatcctgatgatcagatttgagactctaaaacatgattgatggagaatcaagtaaagctgagctgcttcagtccaggaagagttcatctggagatattactgcagttattctgacctttacttgatcaaaatcactcaagatctgacaccagaagcagaaGCTGAATGTTTGTACAGTTACACTAAAACAGCTTTCACTGGATTGaaatgacagaaggcatgtagtagattgtatGCAACAGGTTTTACAGCTAAGTTTTGaacatttagaggccttagaaatgtgcATATCATAATATagcttttgtttttctgaatgcGTATTGTAGATGCAGATGTACCTGTTTGATGCCCAGTAGTTCGGGATAATCAAAGATGAGCAGGATGCTGCAGATTATGGCCCAGCACAGGAAGTGTAAGATAAAACAGATGAGTGGGAACCAGATGTCCCAGGGTGCAGTGCGCACTGACCACAGGCAGGGGGCGCTGGTGACCGGCTGCCAGTAGTGCATCAATATCTACACAGAGATTCAATCTACAGTTAGAGCAGAATTTATACTGTCATATTTCATTGttacatttgtgttattaaatgaattaccaagttatttaattacaaatgtttCTTAGGGTTTTACAGgttgtttttttagaaataggGTTTTCAAGAGAGTGCTAGGAGGATATGTGgaaaagtttagagaaaaactgaaaaaattaaaatttattaaaaaaaaaaaaaaaaaaaaagatgttttgaattaatatataactatatacattataaatatataatttataaatgaatgcataattgattaaaaaaatacatttgaataataaatttgagtcatgaaaataatgaactaaattgttaatgttttattttaataataaatctgattatattacaaatctaaaaaaaaggaaattaaaaaaataaaattaataaatctaaatgtacagtactatagtgagtaaaaaaaaatctaacataatagaaactaaatattctttaaataatattttacacataacaAGGTCTTTATACTTacatatttatacttatttatataacCTATCCATGGCATCTGAAAGACTGAAAATACTaaatcccacaaaaaaaaaaaaaaaaaatagctcaaattatttctattattataccTGTAACCCACTTGCAGAATTAAATATGCCTATGATGCAGTCACGTGACAACAATGCAGCATACTAATGTCAGAAACGTTTGCATACTGTCACATACCAGTTTTTAAGAAAATCAGGCAGtttgcagtatatatatacacagtgcatTAACATAGATATACCTGCAGTGCTGCGGCGGTGGTGAAGCAGTACACGGATCTGAATAAAACCCCAAACACATTCTGACAGACTTGCTTTACTGGAGTCCAGGCCAGCAGACTGTGCTGGAGACTGAAGAGGACCAGAAGGAACACATCCACAGCTACCGCCTTCAGGACCACCCCGTCCCGCAGAGCCACGGACCAGGGCACAGAGTCTGagaaaatacaaacagaaaacacGATAAAAACTTTCCGCCCAACGTGGGGCTCGAACCCACGACCCTGAGATTAAGAGTctcatgctctaccgactgagctagccGGGCTGTACGCACGCGACGCACAGGTTCCGTAATGACGATATGACGTACATTTGCGCACAATTATGCAGCCTGCTATAAATACATTAtgaaatacaatatacaaataaagcAATACGTGGATTGcatttaaagtaaacattaaaaaaaaggcagCTCAAAATCGAAGTTACCGAGAAAGTAAAAACTTAGAACAGCCTTACTAACGTTACTTATTACAGAGCAAATATAAGTCAATTAAACAAAGAGGATTCcttaatatatttatgtgcacATGGGTTCAGAAACTGCATGTTAATATTTAGGCATaacttctttattattaaactttCGCAGTGTCTGTGTTGTTTGACGCGCGCTTACCTCGACACAGAGGCGCGGCTCCGCTCAGGTTATGATAGATGGCACGAAACGACACGAAGCGAACAAAGTCCGCACCGGTCACGAACACGGAAACGAAGGTAATTAAAGCAGAAACGCAGAGAAAACAGTCGCGAAAAGTCACCGACGCcatgataatattaatatctCCAACGGACGACACGGAACTTCCGGAAGGAGCGGCTGCAGTAACGCGCCAAAACCAGCAGTCGGCGGAAATGGTCATGATTTCAAATTTGTGCCTGTGCTATAAGAATGTTCGCTATATTAgttttaatatctatctatctatctatctatctatctatctatctatctatctatctatctatctatctatctatctatctatctatctatctatctgtctatctatctatctgcatgAGCAACATTCTTCTATAATGGCAGTAATAGTCGGTTTATTTTCACCTCatattttgtggttttagttgCATGATCGTAATGCTTGTCAGTCATGATTGTTCATTGCATGACACTGACGTGAAACCATTTTTTCTTGTTCTGAAACTGTGACACAGATCTGATATCACTGAACACAAACAGTTGTGTTTGAAGACGTTTTGCACGGTTAATAATCAAGTGTTCTGccagaaaatacacaaacacatgtgaTTTCTTAGATTCACTGATGTTTATTTATCATAATTCtcaataaacacatttaacattgaagacatttttattaaatcaagtgTTATATGccataaaacatgacatttatattttctcttaaactcagttTATACAGACATAATGCTTCTCTAGATGaacataataatgtgaaataaatcaTGTTTGCTGCATAAAACTTGCATAAAACTAACTACTTGAACTTTTGATTAGTTGATCAGaggttttctttctgttttgtccTTCAGTAGATTGAGGAAGCAGAAATAGCAGTGTTATTGCTGTCATACTGTAGTTAAGCAGGTGCATGTCTGTAGACTCTGTGCATCCTTTTAAAGAGGTTTGTACACATTTTCTTCAGACAAAATGTGGTTTTATGGTTCCATTACTTGGGAATGTTGTTGTTCTATGACCAGAGGGAATTATGCCATAGTACATACAGATTACATGAACATACATTCATAAAGTGATTTCTTCATCAAATGTAGCACCATCTTAGAATGTAATAGTAGGGCAGTGACCCTCAAATCTGGTccgcgagatccactttcctgcagagtttagctctaaccctaatcaaacacacccgagcatgctaatcaatgtcttcaggatcattagaaaatcacaggtaggtgagtttgattcGCCATCCAGGGCGAGATATGAGGAACCCtgctttatttagttattttatttgtttatttatttatttattgtggtgaGCCGGAACATTTGGCTCAGGACTGGCTCGTTCAGTCTGAAAACGTAAGAGACAGTCCTTGTTTAGTAGCACTTCtagctttttttttcaccttactTTGCAGCACAGAAGTACTCAGTTTTCTGTGAATGCATGAGACTtttaggtaaataactagaagaatatcAAAATGCAATAAACGGTACAAACCAGTATGTTTATacagtaattacatttacatttatgcatttcgcagacgcttttatccaaagcgacttacagtgcattcaggctatacattattattttctattagtaattacaacaataaattataataatgtaagaAATACCATTTGCAGTATGACTAGCGTATCTGCTGTCGACTGCTGTGGATAACTGAAAGCGAATGAAAACGGAGGCCTTGACCATTGAAGTTACAACAGCCGAGCCGGTTTACATtgcaaaaaaggttaaaaatgtaGCCAAATTTGGCAATGTTTTGACCTGTTATCGAACACCATGTAAAGTATtcagtgtatttatattatattcagtataaatattaaataataatataaataaacatcaaacaCTGACAGAACGTTACAGTGAAATGCATTTCCACCTGAATTATTCAAAATGGAATAATACGTGCTGTACAGTATAATAAATAGTTATATTACAATGTGCAAAACAGCAGCATCCAATACTTATTGTGTTGTGCCCTGAAACACTGTAACATTGTGCACTGACTGAACGCTGCACGACTCTGAATATGAGCAAAACAACTTTCAGTCAGATCTGTTGGCTGTGAAGGCGAATCCGTGCCAGATCCAGAAACACAGACGGGGGTTTTATGGGAAAATCTGACATTCTAAAGGCAGAAGGAGGAGAGCTGCATGGGAAGAGAGAACATATATTActtatgttcatttttaaacattttaaaagatttagtaAAATGCCTTCTGTTGTACTTACTCCGTTGTCTTGTGTCATCAGCTCTCGTCAGTTCAGTTTTTCAGCTGTAGATGATATTGAAAGATCAGTCACAGTTTAGCATTAATTTGCTGTTCAGCTCATGATGAATAAACCTCAGCAGTGCAAGTGGATTAAAACAGAGTTTCTCTCACCTCTGACTTTCACTGCGATCAAGATTCCTCCATCAGGGTCCAGAACTATGTATGATCCTGCGTCTCTGAGTGTAAACTCTTTAATGATCAGGTTTCTATCTCTGATGGAGATCCGTTCTCTCTGAACTCCATCAGTTCTTCTCCAGATCTCCTTCCAACCTGTGCTTCTTCTGCTCTGATGCTGCACTTCATCAGCGTTTGGCAACAGAACATCCAACTTCAGTTCCTCGCCGATTTTCACAGAAACCTCATCTGAAGACATTAATCATCATTACAATCAATCGAAGCCATAAGCAAATATTTAGGACTCGAGGGACAAATCTAATCATTTAAACATCAGCGATAGGAAAACCCAGGGTCTCTTAGATGCAACATCAACACAGTCACTAAAAGAAAACCAGAAAGCATGCTGATAATTTGACCAGTTTTGACTTTACCATCGACACAAAGTTGGTACGTCCTGATGTGTGGCTCCAGCTCTGTCTGATCATTGTGATGATAGACCCTCAAAATGTATTTCCCAGCGTCACTGAAGCTCAGATCCTTGATGACGACGTCACAGGCTCCTTTCTTACAGACTCTGCAACTACACTCTTCAGTCTGACAGACGGGGATGTTTTCTGACCGACTGATTAAACGAATAACAGGCATCTCACTGCCATCATAGTGACATGGCAGTGTGACGTTGCCTCCTTTTATCCCTACCTTAAGTGTAGGGGAGGATTCTGCAAAAAAACAGAGAGTATAATATGCATTCAGTACTGAAAAGAACATGtggtctttctctcttttctctgtaaTCGTCATCAGAGAatgttctttatttatatttattttatataaataaaggcatTCAGGAGCCAACAATATTAGTAGTGCCCTATTTTGACATTAGAAATGTTGATGACAGTAAAATAAAGCTGTGGAAGATGTACAAGTgcagttcctgaatgaatgaatagtgtGTGATGACAACATGCTGAAGAATGTCAAACAAAGACTGAGTGACGAAACAGAGAAACAACTCCAGCTGACACTGAACACCAAGAATGGTTAGAATTCGTCAACAAAAATGGTTGTATACTGACCGCTGTTTATGAATAGGTTCAGAAGAAGCACTAAACACAAGTAGTTTAACCTGTGGAGAACACAGAAGAGCTGCTTTATTTGACAGATATTTCCTGAGACTAATAACTTTCACTTTATCTGAATGTTTGACACATGTTGATCCTGCTTGATAGGTGTTTACCATTGAAAAGAATGTGTTACGCTGACGTGTTCGTGGTTACAGGAGCTTGTGATTACATTGTGGGTGGAAGCATGAACTGCTGCTTTCATTGAGCACTAATGACGTCATTGtgatttgtttgttatatttgcatGTTAAAAGAGTTACGTTTAATGTGAACAAGTGCTATGCTGGCTATTGATATTAACTGAAGAGgataaatgattaaaagtgaatataaaataattaataataagaaaataaattaattcaaggACTGGTACAGCATTTACACAGTCAACATATGTTCTCTTCAGCATAATAACCACAAAAACACCATCATCTATAAACTCTTTTACAGTCCAACTAAACTCTTAAACGTCACTTAAACTAGTTTGACTAGAGACAGCACTGGTCCGATCAACGAATCACAGAAGACATCAAATGAAATCGGTGTGTTCACAGTGAATTAAGATGAATTTTACTCATCAGGATACAATTAACCTAATTTAAGTTCAAATTAATGTATTCACCTCTGTGGAAAGtcataattgtattaaattagacCAACAAGGCTTAAAATTATCCTTTAAAACAAATTACTATTTAATAACCCCAcggaaattatttttaaaactccccaaatttttatttttatttttatgatttatcacagctttttactttttgtcaaataaatcttCAGataagatcatat harbors:
- the nrm gene encoding nurim; its protein translation is MASVTFRDCFLCVSALITFVSVFVTGADFVRFVSFRAIYHNLSGAAPLCRDSVPWSVALRDGVVLKAVAVDVFLLVLFSLQHSLLAWTPVKQVCQNVFGVLFRSVYCFTTAAALQILMHYWQPVTSAPCLWSVRTAPWDIWFPLICFILHFLCWAIICSILLIFDYPELLGIKQVYYECLGLGDPLLLKSERAQRLYAHLRHPVCVELLTVLWLLPTFPLDRLLLAVYLSAYLILAHSLDAQDCAYLRRQLRSKLQLFSAPLEGSDQSNNTHKTD